In the genome of Apodemus sylvaticus chromosome 2, mApoSyl1.1, whole genome shotgun sequence, one region contains:
- the LOC127677519 gene encoding N-acetyltransferase family 8 member 7 codes for MTPYCIRKYQDSDHRSVVDLFCRGMEEHIPATFRHMLLLPRTLLLLLGVPLTLFLASGSWSLGLLSILTLFVTLWLLAKYTWEKYVTMCLHTDMADITRTYLSSRSSCFWIAESRGQMVGIVAALPVKDPLLQKKQLQLCHLSVSSEHRREGIGKAMVRTVLQFAQKQGFSEVVLTTSMLQYAALALYQGMGFQKTGETFYTYISQLRKSPMIHLKYCLTSPLEGDL; via the coding sequence ATGACTCCTTATTGTATCCGAAAATACCAGGACAGCGACCACAGAAGTGTGGTGGATCTGTTCTGCAGAGGCATGGAGGAGCACATTCCTGCCACCTTCCGCCACATGCTGCTGCTGCCCCGCACCCTCCTGCTCTTACTCGGGGTCCCTCTTACTCTATTCTTGGCCTCAGGCTCCTGGAGTCTtggtcttctctccatccttacCCTCTTTGTTACCCTGTGGCTCCTTGCAAAATACACTTGGGAAAAGTATGTGACTATGTGTTTGCACACAGATATGGCTGACATCACCAGAACCTACTTGAGTTCTCGTTCTTCCTGCTTCTGGATAGCTGAGTCTAGAGGTCAAATGGTAGGAATAGTGGCTGCTCTGCCAGTGAAGGACCCCCTCCTGCAGAAGAAGCAACTGCAGCTGTGTCACCTCTCTGTGTCCTCGGAGCACCGAAGAGAGGGCATAGGGAAAGCTATGGTCAGGACTGTCCTCCAGTTTGCACAGAAGCAGGGCTTCAGTGAAGTTGTCCTTACCACCAGCATGCTGCAGTACGCAGCCCTAGCTCTCTATCAGGGTATGGGCTTCCAGAAGACTGGAGAGACCTTCTACACCTATATCTCCCAACTAAGAAAATCTCCAATGATACACTTAAAGTATTGCCTCACTTCTCCTCTGGAAGGGGACCTGTGA